From the candidate division WOR-3 bacterium genome, one window contains:
- the csm2 gene encoding type III-A CRISPR-associated protein Csm2, whose protein sequence is MSQGDDFKNIFKAGFLNDVTLNKAEEIARLLKGLSTTKMRQYFDDLKGLKRIIESGATAAQIKVKLHLIKSRAHYDIKRIGKKQEEAMSKLKDLLVAGIDIILKSSDVLQSTKDFSTFFENLYGYFYAQAPKKEEE, encoded by the coding sequence ATGTCACAGGGTGATGATTTTAAGAATATCTTCAAAGCCGGCTTCCTCAATGATGTCACATTAAATAAAGCCGAAGAAATTGCCCGTCTTTTGAAAGGACTATCAACCACCAAAATGCGGCAGTATTTTGATGACTTGAAAGGATTGAAGAGAATAATTGAGAGCGGTGCCACTGCGGCACAAATAAAGGTTAAACTTCATTTAATAAAATCCCGTGCGCATTATGATATTAAAAGAATTGGTAAAAAACAAGAGGAAGCTATGAGCAAATTGAAAGATTTGCTTGTAGCTGGAATAGACATCATACTGAAAAGCAGCGATGTTTTACAATCTACAAAAGACTTTTCTACATTCTTTGAAAATCTTTACGGGTATTTTTATGCACAAGCACCCAAAAAAGAGGAGGAATGA